A section of the Hirschia baltica ATCC 49814 genome encodes:
- a CDS encoding extradiol ring-cleavage dioxygenase subunit LigA, producing MVQEKKRTKGIFDGVAAREGYALNKLMFSLNSEQNRKEFLKNREAYCDQYALTNEQREAVLSGDRVRLVDVGANMYFGIKLVRTYRRANML from the coding sequence ATGGTGCAGGAAAAGAAAAGAACAAAGGGAATTTTTGATGGAGTTGCAGCGCGTGAAGGATATGCGCTGAATAAACTGATGTTTTCTCTAAATTCTGAACAAAACCGAAAAGAATTTTTGAAAAACCGAGAAGCTTATTGCGATCAGTACGCGCTGACAAATGAGCAAAGGGAGGCGGTATTGTCGGGAGACCGAGTGCGGCTCGTTGATGTCGGTGCCAATATGTATTTTGGGATCAAACTCGTTCGAACCTATCGTCGCGCGAATATGCTGTAG
- a CDS encoding class III extradiol dioxygenase family protein — translation MANIIGAIATSHVPSIGDAIKGNLQGTPKWKGFFDAFPPVHDWLEKKKPDLIVMLYSDHGLNFFLDNRPTFAVGAAPSYGPGDEGFGPPAPREFQGDDVFSWHLIESLVKDEFDIATCQEMKLDHACLLAGDLLWPEQEWPAKVQPIDINIMQHPVPSFKRCFKLGQAIGRAIESYPDDLNVAIVASGGLSHQINLAGFINEDFDRMCLDKIVNAPEDLLDYSIENWVDLAGSQGLEFTSWISMRGAMPKEVRVVTQTYFQPLSNTGGAVLLLEPDA, via the coding sequence ATGGCTAATATTATTGGTGCAATTGCCACTTCGCATGTGCCGTCTATTGGTGATGCGATTAAAGGTAATCTACAGGGTACCCCTAAATGGAAGGGCTTTTTTGATGCTTTTCCGCCGGTTCATGATTGGCTTGAGAAAAAGAAGCCAGACCTTATTGTTATGCTTTACAGCGATCATGGGCTCAATTTCTTTTTAGACAACAGGCCGACTTTCGCTGTTGGAGCAGCACCTAGTTATGGTCCTGGAGATGAAGGTTTTGGACCACCAGCGCCGAGAGAATTTCAAGGGGATGATGTATTTTCGTGGCATTTGATTGAATCTTTGGTGAAGGACGAGTTTGATATCGCAACTTGCCAAGAGATGAAGTTAGATCATGCCTGTTTGCTGGCGGGGGATTTGTTGTGGCCAGAGCAAGAATGGCCAGCTAAAGTGCAGCCAATTGACATCAATATCATGCAGCACCCAGTACCCAGTTTCAAAAGGTGTTTTAAGCTGGGTCAGGCGATTGGGCGGGCGATTGAATCTTACCCCGATGATTTAAATGTAGCGATTGTCGCAAGTGGTGGTTTGTCTCATCAGATTAATCTTGCTGGTTTTATCAATGAAGATTTTGACCGTATGTGCCTCGATAAGATAGTGAATGCACCCGAAGATCTTCTTGATTATTCTATAGAAAATTGGGTTGATCTAGCTGGAAGCCAAGGGCTGGAATTTACCTCATGGATCTCAATGCGGGGTGCTATGCCCAAAGAAGTTCGTGTTGTAACGCAGACTTATTTTCAGCCATTATCAAATACTGGTGGTGCTGTGTTGTTGTTAGAGCCAGATGCTTAG
- a CDS encoding TonB-dependent receptor: MKNRHSSEGNGHLLKYRLKSTCAAFCLLMTSGGFAVAQESVEVEADEEKRAILDTVVVSARRREESLNEVPSSVVALGEAQLENLGVIDVTDIGTSVPSLTIQNNVGGYRSTLAIFIRGIGNTNGGGGGALQAAGSAMYIDGFYIPNRIGSMLSTLDVDRIEVLRGPQGTLFGKNSTGGLVNIVTKQPEDDFSADMTVRAGSYGDRSFKGSVNLPITDWAAARVAVAKETYDGHYYNTYFGQDWGARDLEAVSAQLRLKPTKNVTFDVGFRGNYQDDQQDGGGCRVYPDQGMLDTANAIATDLGRENPYTGPAYSNGVVQWGGGLTGNGHLEDLYPGATLDFWDACISDSEQGDYHFSSEKATFLKLDNEFKTASLAWESEGSVGILDELSAKLNYGNFFSSQHYLGERDYTPVMSHATGTTPYGDGRARETESFEFLLSGSLMDRVDFVLGANTYDDVFYEGGGDCLRAVQNGDTAAIVAGDAFVDCKTDGNFQGLNLIGKPSGGGPGIAGRSGLISSEAVSFFADVTVNLTDLWALELGIRQTDEDRFFDQVEFEFDRQACSYASLPWGSPADGPESQMCELDYGVGGTTNGVEFYNSREISYSATTPRVSLKRKIGEDSIVYALYSEGFLSGGFNDELQDPILDPLVTYGPEKVKNYEIGVKGNFFDGRLNLAVDYFLMDYQDKQESIEIDNSSGQFGNEETIGLTTNAAAVEISGVEFEMRAMPWDGGVVALDFGYLKNEYTNYQTFDPATETYVDLTNTAINDYTPDLTINAMLQQDFTLKSGVLTGMIGVNWRDEYDYQSTTIDAPASRCIQDAYSTVRARATYRPDNANWQLAAYAKNLTDERYLNNCGFQERQGVYSYQYGAPRTLGLELKYFWD; this comes from the coding sequence ATGAAAAATAGACATAGTTCTGAAGGCAATGGTCATCTTTTAAAGTATCGTTTGAAGTCAACGTGTGCGGCATTTTGTTTGTTGATGACGTCGGGTGGATTCGCAGTTGCTCAAGAAAGTGTTGAGGTCGAGGCTGACGAAGAAAAACGAGCAATATTGGATACTGTTGTCGTATCTGCGCGTCGTCGTGAAGAGAGCTTGAATGAGGTCCCATCGTCTGTTGTTGCTCTTGGGGAAGCGCAACTTGAAAATTTGGGCGTAATTGATGTAACTGATATCGGGACGTCTGTTCCTAGTTTGACCATTCAAAACAATGTTGGTGGATATCGCAGTACACTAGCTATCTTCATTCGTGGTATCGGGAATACCAATGGTGGCGGAGGCGGTGCGCTTCAGGCTGCCGGTTCTGCAATGTATATTGATGGATTTTATATTCCCAACCGTATTGGGAGTATGTTGAGCACTCTGGATGTCGACCGTATCGAGGTTTTACGTGGTCCTCAGGGGACCTTGTTTGGGAAAAACTCAACAGGTGGTCTTGTCAATATCGTGACGAAACAACCGGAAGATGATTTTTCAGCTGATATGACCGTGCGGGCAGGTTCGTACGGGGATCGCTCATTTAAAGGGTCGGTGAATTTGCCGATTACGGACTGGGCTGCGGCTCGCGTTGCTGTGGCGAAAGAAACATATGATGGGCATTATTATAATACTTATTTTGGTCAGGACTGGGGTGCTCGTGATTTAGAAGCTGTTTCAGCTCAATTGCGTTTAAAGCCAACTAAAAACGTCACTTTTGATGTTGGTTTCCGAGGTAATTATCAGGATGACCAACAAGATGGTGGTGGATGTCGTGTCTATCCAGATCAGGGCATGCTTGATACGGCCAACGCGATTGCTACTGATCTCGGACGTGAAAACCCGTATACAGGGCCAGCCTATAGTAATGGTGTTGTGCAATGGGGTGGCGGTTTAACAGGAAACGGGCATTTAGAAGACTTATACCCCGGTGCGACGCTTGATTTCTGGGATGCCTGTATCAGTGATAGTGAGCAGGGCGATTATCATTTCTCATCTGAGAAAGCGACATTCCTGAAGCTTGATAATGAGTTTAAAACGGCATCTTTAGCATGGGAGTCTGAAGGATCAGTTGGGATCTTAGATGAATTAAGTGCCAAGCTTAATTATGGGAATTTCTTTTCATCACAACACTATCTTGGAGAGAGAGACTACACGCCTGTCATGAGCCACGCGACTGGAACGACGCCTTATGGAGATGGGCGTGCCAGAGAAACAGAAAGTTTTGAGTTTCTTTTAAGCGGTTCGTTGATGGATCGAGTGGATTTTGTGTTGGGTGCAAACACATATGACGATGTTTTCTATGAAGGTGGCGGAGATTGTCTGAGAGCTGTTCAAAACGGTGATACAGCAGCAATCGTGGCTGGAGATGCATTTGTTGATTGTAAGACAGATGGTAATTTTCAAGGACTTAATCTTATTGGAAAACCATCCGGCGGTGGACCAGGTATTGCTGGTCGTTCGGGTTTGATCTCTTCTGAAGCTGTGTCTTTCTTCGCTGATGTCACTGTAAACCTAACAGATTTGTGGGCATTGGAATTAGGTATTCGTCAAACTGATGAAGATCGTTTCTTTGATCAGGTCGAATTTGAGTTTGATCGTCAGGCCTGTAGTTATGCAAGTCTTCCGTGGGGATCGCCGGCCGATGGCCCGGAAAGTCAAATGTGTGAACTAGATTATGGTGTCGGTGGAACTACAAACGGCGTGGAATTTTATAACAGTCGTGAGATTTCCTATTCCGCGACCACACCTCGCGTCTCTTTAAAACGTAAAATCGGTGAGGATTCTATTGTTTATGCTCTTTATTCTGAAGGGTTCTTGTCGGGTGGTTTCAACGACGAGCTGCAGGATCCTATATTGGATCCGCTAGTTACTTATGGTCCTGAGAAGGTCAAAAACTATGAAATCGGTGTAAAGGGCAACTTTTTTGATGGAAGGTTGAACTTAGCTGTCGATTATTTTCTTATGGATTATCAAGACAAACAAGAATCGATCGAGATTGATAACTCTTCAGGACAGTTTGGAAATGAAGAAACTATCGGATTGACGACTAATGCGGCAGCTGTGGAGATCAGCGGTGTTGAATTTGAAATGCGTGCCATGCCTTGGGATGGCGGTGTTGTTGCACTCGATTTTGGTTATTTGAAAAACGAGTACACAAATTATCAGACATTTGACCCGGCAACGGAAACATATGTCGACCTAACAAACACTGCGATTAATGACTACACACCGGACCTGACGATAAATGCCATGCTGCAGCAAGATTTCACACTGAAGTCTGGGGTTCTGACTGGTATGATTGGTGTTAATTGGCGAGATGAATATGACTATCAATCAACGACGATTGATGCGCCTGCTTCTAGGTGTATTCAAGATGCATATTCAACGGTAAGAGCGCGTGCAACTTATCGTCCGGATAATGCAAATTGGCAATTGGCAGCATATGCAAAAAACCTGACGGATGAGCGTTACCTAAATAATTGTGGTTTCCAGGAACGTCAGGGTGTCTATTCTTATCAATATGGTGCTCCAAGAACGCTTGGATTGGAATTGAAGTATTTCTGGGATTAG
- a CDS encoding Bug family tripartite tricarboxylate transporter substrate binding protein, translating into MRVDNQQNGSSETACNPQGNAVEAGHIVAHIENSSSHNQAISPRGVSLICAVFILIYLCVLMLLKINTPEVIDSDKVSAKEFFAGKTITAISPAGPSSTFTVLARLMEPYIEKYTGAFVTVQAVQAGGGYQARNLMFKSKPDGLTIVLVGHGPKMITGSMFKRAGVRYDWSKFVPLGKLTETSFVLYADANSKWERPDDLVSERFFFGESTPFFGPQFAAALGWENMVVIPGYTSSAGRATAVSRDEIQMTAGSVELYASQPDAVKPIVTALPLSQYPEVPTLAEASVEGRAKWADYIDDWMSVMYLVYAPPGIAEDRADFLEDALRRTWADPDFRHELERLQLKPTQEFISRKVIQKRFDRLSSLTPSEIEELREIIAQKYKVRG; encoded by the coding sequence ATGCGTGTCGATAATCAACAAAATGGCTCAAGTGAAACTGCTTGTAATCCGCAAGGGAACGCGGTTGAGGCGGGGCATATAGTGGCTCATATTGAGAATTCATCTAGTCATAATCAGGCAATTTCTCCGCGTGGGGTGTCCCTCATATGTGCTGTTTTTATTCTGATATATCTATGTGTTTTAATGCTTTTAAAGATCAATACACCTGAGGTTATTGATTCAGATAAAGTATCGGCTAAGGAATTTTTTGCAGGTAAAACGATTACCGCGATTTCTCCAGCGGGCCCTTCCTCAACATTTACCGTGCTAGCGCGGCTCATGGAGCCTTATATTGAGAAATATACCGGAGCATTTGTAACGGTCCAAGCTGTGCAGGCTGGTGGTGGATATCAGGCCCGCAATCTAATGTTTAAATCAAAGCCCGACGGCTTAACAATTGTTCTAGTTGGGCATGGGCCGAAGATGATTACTGGGTCGATGTTTAAGCGTGCTGGTGTGCGATATGACTGGAGTAAATTTGTTCCATTAGGGAAGCTCACAGAAACAAGCTTTGTACTTTATGCTGATGCTAACTCCAAATGGGAAAGGCCAGATGATTTAGTTTCTGAACGTTTCTTCTTTGGTGAAAGTACACCCTTTTTTGGGCCGCAATTTGCGGCGGCTTTAGGGTGGGAGAATATGGTTGTCATTCCAGGTTATACAAGTTCCGCAGGCCGAGCTACAGCTGTTTCCCGTGATGAAATTCAGATGACTGCAGGCAGTGTTGAGCTGTATGCGTCACAGCCCGATGCAGTAAAGCCGATAGTGACGGCGTTGCCGCTAAGCCAGTATCCAGAGGTTCCGACATTGGCGGAGGCTAGTGTCGAGGGGAGGGCTAAGTGGGCTGATTACATTGATGACTGGATGAGCGTTATGTATCTGGTCTATGCGCCGCCAGGAATAGCTGAAGATCGTGCTGATTTTCTGGAAGACGCGCTACGAAGGACTTGGGCTGACCCTGATTTCCGACATGAATTAGAGCGTTTGCAATTAAAACCAACACAAGAATTTATATCCCGAAAAGTGATTCAGAAACGTTTCGATCGCCTGTCGTCGCTCACGCCGTCTGAAATAGAAGAACTTAGAGAAATTATTGCCCAAAAATATAAAGTTCGAGGGTAG
- a CDS encoding AMP-binding protein, whose amino-acid sequence MKFQEHNDILNPFLGWDVRSLLERQAKIHADKTFLVWEPFEGVSEEWSYSRFVERIGRFAAGLYDKGIVKGDKVIIHMDNCPEQLIAWLGCAWLGAVAVTTNAKSSCDELTYFCEKSRARAAVTQIEYVDLLSQSFPGAEWIAVVGAENEKLSDIQRVDSVAFEDICGDIVGLPAHVPDCFAPFGVQFTSGTTSRPKGVVWTHANALWGGKMSALHEGLTEDDTFLVFMPLFHTNAQVYSVLSSLWVGATVVLQPRFSASRFWSVALKHRCTWASMVPFIVQALLKQEVPEEHWFRFWGNAICDIPTDAHFGVRTIGWWGMTETVTHGIVGSVHFFDRPMSMGRPSPGYGVGVFDDSGMPVSAGGTGNLVVRGVRGVSLFLEYLDDEEATAASFDEHGWFVTGDRVTVSGDGWLIFADRAKDMLKVGGENVAASEVEHVIASLPGVLEVAVVARPDPMLDEVPVAFIRIFENSNVEGAALRELVFSICREKLSDFKVPQDIIFVDDFPRSTLNKIAKAELRKMAAN is encoded by the coding sequence ATGAAATTTCAAGAACATAATGATATTTTAAATCCTTTTTTGGGTTGGGATGTGCGATCGCTTCTTGAGCGCCAAGCCAAAATACATGCAGACAAGACTTTTCTCGTTTGGGAACCTTTTGAAGGCGTTTCAGAGGAATGGTCGTACAGTCGATTTGTTGAGCGTATTGGTCGTTTTGCTGCTGGTCTTTACGATAAAGGGATCGTGAAGGGGGATAAAGTTATTATACATATGGATAATTGCCCTGAGCAGTTGATTGCGTGGTTGGGGTGCGCTTGGCTTGGTGCGGTAGCTGTAACGACCAATGCGAAGTCTAGTTGTGATGAACTTACTTATTTTTGCGAAAAATCCAGAGCACGGGCCGCGGTTACTCAGATTGAGTATGTGGATTTGTTGAGTCAGTCTTTTCCGGGAGCGGAGTGGATCGCTGTGGTGGGGGCAGAAAATGAAAAATTGAGCGATATCCAACGTGTCGATTCTGTCGCGTTTGAAGATATTTGTGGGGATATTGTTGGTTTGCCTGCGCATGTTCCGGATTGCTTTGCGCCTTTTGGGGTTCAGTTTACATCCGGTACTACGTCTCGGCCGAAGGGTGTTGTGTGGACTCATGCGAATGCGCTTTGGGGTGGTAAGATGAGTGCACTTCATGAGGGGCTAACTGAGGACGATACATTTCTTGTGTTTATGCCGTTGTTTCATACTAACGCTCAGGTGTATTCGGTTTTGTCTTCCTTATGGGTAGGGGCAACTGTGGTGCTTCAGCCTCGTTTTTCAGCTTCTCGTTTTTGGTCAGTTGCGCTTAAGCATAGGTGCACTTGGGCTTCGATGGTGCCTTTTATTGTTCAAGCGCTGTTGAAGCAAGAGGTCCCTGAGGAGCACTGGTTTCGGTTTTGGGGAAATGCAATTTGCGATATACCGACCGATGCTCATTTTGGGGTGAGGACAATCGGTTGGTGGGGAATGACGGAAACTGTTACCCATGGGATTGTCGGTTCTGTGCATTTTTTCGATCGTCCGATGTCAATGGGGCGGCCCTCGCCTGGGTATGGGGTTGGTGTGTTTGATGATTCTGGCATGCCTGTCTCGGCAGGCGGCACTGGTAATTTGGTGGTTCGTGGTGTTCGTGGTGTGTCATTATTTCTTGAATATTTGGATGATGAAGAGGCGACGGCAGCCTCTTTTGATGAGCATGGATGGTTTGTTACAGGGGACCGTGTAACTGTTTCAGGGGATGGTTGGTTAATTTTTGCGGATCGCGCCAAGGATATGTTGAAGGTGGGCGGCGAAAATGTAGCTGCTTCTGAGGTAGAGCATGTTATTGCTTCTCTTCCGGGTGTTCTTGAGGTTGCTGTTGTGGCGCGCCCTGATCCTATGTTGGATGAGGTGCCTGTTGCTTTTATTCGTATATTTGAGAATAGTAATGTTGAAGGTGCCGCGTTACGCGAGTTGGTGTTTTCCATTTGTCGAGAGAAATTGTCTGATTTTAAGGTGCCACAAGATATCATCTTTGTTGATGACTTTCCTCGCTCTACTTTAAATAAAATTGCAAAGGCTGAGCTTCGAAAAATGGCGGCAAATTAA
- a CDS encoding VOC family protein has translation MSIIKVEDIAYVRFSAPDLSEMGSYLQDFGMKLVPHESGNLYARGVGAQPFLHATSEGPASFEGVGFRVSDVSELEILSKAEGVAVTALDAPGGGFVVSLVDPDGHVIEVVAGQELSAVAAVSEPVLRNDAIVKRRLRTPVRLEGSPANVVRLGHIVLEVKDFRVSEAWYKERFGFVTSDEIEFQPGFAIGAFLRCDRGENPTDHHTIFLLQSPAAPRFNHAAFEVVDIDDLMLGHAYLKKAKRESAWGVGRHVLGSQVFDYWKDPWGHELEHWTDGDLFTVADGSNKATLEDLLNVQWGPKHPMVGE, from the coding sequence ATGAGCATAATAAAGGTTGAAGATATTGCTTATGTTAGGTTTAGCGCGCCTGATTTGTCGGAAATGGGAAGTTATCTTCAAGACTTTGGAATGAAGCTGGTTCCGCACGAGTCTGGTAATTTGTATGCACGTGGGGTGGGTGCGCAGCCATTTTTGCATGCCACGAGCGAGGGGCCGGCATCCTTTGAAGGGGTAGGATTTCGAGTATCCGATGTATCGGAGCTGGAAATACTATCAAAGGCGGAAGGGGTTGCGGTTACTGCTCTGGATGCGCCGGGTGGTGGTTTTGTTGTATCCCTAGTTGATCCTGATGGGCATGTGATTGAGGTCGTGGCGGGGCAAGAACTGTCCGCTGTTGCTGCTGTTTCTGAGCCTGTTTTGCGTAACGATGCGATTGTAAAGCGACGGTTACGGACTCCGGTACGATTAGAAGGTTCTCCTGCAAATGTAGTTCGGCTGGGGCATATTGTTCTTGAAGTGAAGGATTTTCGAGTATCGGAGGCTTGGTATAAGGAGCGTTTCGGTTTCGTTACTTCAGATGAGATAGAGTTTCAGCCTGGTTTTGCGATAGGTGCATTTTTGAGATGCGACAGGGGAGAGAATCCTACTGATCATCACACTATATTTCTACTTCAATCTCCAGCTGCACCTCGTTTTAATCATGCTGCATTTGAGGTTGTGGATATAGATGATTTGATGTTGGGCCATGCTTATTTGAAAAAAGCAAAGCGGGAATCTGCATGGGGGGTCGGACGGCATGTTCTGGGTAGTCAGGTATTTGATTACTGGAAAGATCCGTGGGGGCATGAGTTAGAGCATTGGACTGATGGTGATTTGTTTACTGTTGCGGATGGTTCCAACAAGGCAACGTTGGAAGACCTTCTAAACGTTCAATGGGGCCCTAAGCACCCTATGGTTGGAGAATAA
- a CDS encoding tripartite tricarboxylate transporter permease, whose protein sequence is MIESLLLGLQMLVQPMTLLALLAGVLIGGVVGFIPGMSGVVGVALLLPFTFHLGPELALPLIIGLLAVTTTADTVPCVLINTPGTAGSQASIVDGYPMAQKGQAGKALGAAFFSSAVGGVIGAFLLSASIPFFRPLVLSFGTAEFLAMTILGLTMVAVLTGRHFLQGVTCAGLGLLTGMVGLDPVNSLNRWTFGTDYLLDGTSLVAVALGLFAIPELTELLSKGATIANNQNAKVEGKAAGVKEALKNKRLIGLSSLVGAWVGFLPGMGTVVANWMAYSLAVALAKDKSQFGKGDIRGLIAPEAANNAALGGALLPTLAFGIPGSAVTALILAGLWIQGVTPGQAMLTSKLHLIFLIIWCLALANIVGAVLAYTFTNQIAKLTRVKIEVFAPIVMVIIFAGVIIENNHIGDVLVVLLFGVVGCVMKRLRWPRPAFILGYILLPVFEQNFFQSTMIYGASWLTRPIVMAILGLVIIGLVFGYRLSRQTGQAMSQSEVKV, encoded by the coding sequence ATGATTGAATCGTTGCTTTTAGGGCTTCAAATGCTGGTTCAGCCTATGACGTTGCTGGCATTGCTTGCAGGTGTTTTAATCGGTGGGGTGGTTGGATTTATTCCGGGCATGAGCGGTGTTGTTGGTGTGGCATTGTTGCTTCCTTTCACCTTTCATCTTGGGCCTGAGCTTGCTCTGCCTCTGATTATTGGATTGCTGGCTGTAACCACCACAGCGGATACGGTGCCTTGTGTCCTGATAAATACGCCCGGAACAGCAGGTAGCCAAGCGTCTATTGTTGATGGTTACCCAATGGCGCAAAAGGGGCAGGCGGGTAAGGCTTTAGGGGCTGCTTTCTTTTCTTCTGCTGTTGGCGGTGTGATTGGCGCTTTTCTATTGTCGGCATCAATTCCTTTTTTTCGCCCACTCGTTCTGAGTTTTGGGACTGCTGAGTTCTTAGCAATGACCATATTAGGGCTCACAATGGTGGCAGTGCTCACAGGGCGACATTTTTTGCAGGGTGTAACTTGCGCTGGGCTAGGTTTGCTAACGGGTATGGTGGGGCTGGACCCTGTCAATTCTCTTAACAGATGGACGTTCGGAACTGACTATCTTTTGGATGGAACTAGTCTTGTTGCTGTTGCGCTTGGGTTGTTCGCAATTCCTGAGTTGACGGAGCTACTCTCTAAGGGCGCGACGATTGCGAATAACCAAAATGCAAAAGTTGAAGGTAAGGCGGCAGGTGTAAAAGAAGCGCTAAAGAATAAGCGGCTTATAGGCCTGTCGTCTTTAGTCGGAGCTTGGGTCGGGTTTTTGCCAGGAATGGGAACTGTGGTTGCAAACTGGATGGCATATTCTCTCGCTGTTGCGCTTGCTAAAGATAAAAGCCAATTTGGTAAGGGGGATATTCGCGGCCTAATCGCGCCTGAGGCTGCCAATAATGCAGCATTAGGTGGGGCATTATTGCCAACATTAGCTTTTGGTATCCCCGGCTCTGCAGTGACCGCTTTGATTTTGGCAGGGCTTTGGATACAGGGTGTAACGCCAGGGCAAGCTATGCTGACCAGTAAGTTGCATTTGATATTTCTTATAATTTGGTGTCTCGCGCTTGCCAATATTGTGGGTGCCGTTCTCGCTTACACATTTACCAACCAAATCGCTAAATTAACTCGCGTGAAGATAGAGGTGTTTGCTCCCATTGTGATGGTCATCATTTTTGCGGGTGTCATCATCGAGAATAATCATATTGGGGATGTCTTGGTTGTTCTTCTCTTTGGTGTTGTGGGTTGTGTCATGAAGCGATTGCGATGGCCGAGGCCTGCTTTTATTCTTGGCTACATACTTTTGCCGGTATTCGAACAGAACTTTTTTCAAAGCACGATGATTTATGGTGCGAGCTGGCTGACTCGTCCAATCGTTATGGCAATTCTTGGTTTGGTCATTATCGGTCTGGTCTTTGGCTATCGTCTGAGCCGTCAAACTGGGCAAGCGATGTCTCAGAGTGAGGTTAAGGTATGA
- a CDS encoding LysR family transcriptional regulator, with protein sequence MLSDQIQFQHLRLVETAAQLNSLRRTANERNVTQPAVTRAIRNFESLVGVRLFERTIKGSFVTPEGRVVAERIRRFRKFLLQGLEAGLRADASCRAETLSNRVTRSQVKALISVRKFGNVEAAARSLNITPRALLKSIHLLGRNSDTEYLIKGRNGPILTEEGEEFAKYLQLAVAEIDSIEQDLSTNNVSSSGTIHIGVMPSCSCRILAQALNHFTQKYPKITVKIKTANSAELLNSLSNGDLDLVYGQTSDQACDHLEHLPLWRPTLHVVVRQRHPLTFAGKLELSDLIGYSWVISDPEGLHQGFLKKITGGLKLPSIPVETNAPNLIGEILSGSDMLSFMTDQELNSQARHLVPLDLKFVENGPPVGIFKRRSWKPNKVQNSFVLIISSILGGRSIKIFA encoded by the coding sequence ATGTTATCAGATCAGATACAATTTCAACATCTGCGGCTGGTTGAAACGGCGGCTCAGTTAAACAGTCTTCGGCGCACTGCGAATGAACGAAATGTGACGCAGCCAGCAGTCACGCGCGCAATTCGTAATTTTGAAAGTCTAGTAGGTGTGCGTCTTTTTGAGCGAACAATAAAGGGAAGCTTTGTTACTCCAGAAGGCAGAGTTGTGGCTGAACGGATACGGCGTTTTAGAAAGTTTTTACTACAAGGTTTAGAAGCTGGACTAAGGGCGGATGCATCTTGTCGTGCTGAAACACTCTCAAACCGCGTCACGCGCTCTCAAGTAAAAGCGCTGATATCTGTGAGAAAATTTGGGAATGTGGAAGCTGCGGCGCGTAGTCTCAATATTACGCCGCGAGCACTTCTCAAGTCTATACATTTATTAGGCCGGAATTCTGATACGGAATACCTTATTAAAGGCAGAAACGGTCCTATTTTAACGGAAGAGGGTGAGGAGTTTGCAAAATATCTTCAACTTGCAGTCGCAGAAATTGACTCAATTGAACAAGACCTCTCTACCAATAATGTATCTTCCAGCGGAACAATTCATATTGGTGTTATGCCCAGTTGTAGCTGTAGGATTTTAGCTCAAGCACTAAACCACTTCACGCAAAAATATCCAAAGATAACGGTCAAGATCAAGACAGCGAATAGTGCCGAATTATTGAATAGTCTAAGTAATGGTGACCTAGATTTAGTGTATGGCCAGACGTCAGATCAGGCGTGCGATCATTTGGAACACCTACCTCTTTGGAGGCCGACTTTGCATGTTGTTGTTCGACAACGCCATCCGTTGACTTTCGCTGGTAAATTAGAATTGAGCGACTTGATTGGCTATAGTTGGGTGATCAGTGATCCAGAAGGATTGCATCAAGGATTCTTGAAAAAAATAACAGGTGGTTTGAAGCTTCCTTCCATACCAGTTGAAACAAACGCACCTAATTTGATTGGTGAGATTCTTTCAGGCAGCGACATGCTGAGTTTCATGACTGATCAGGAATTAAATTCTCAGGCACGCCATCTGGTGCCGCTGGATTTGAAATTTGTTGAAAATGGCCCGCCCGTCGGCATTTTTAAGCGTCGGAGCTGGAAGCCGAATAAAGTTCAAAATAGTTTTGTGTTAATAATTTCAAGTATACTTGGAGGTAGAAGCATTAAAATTTTTGCATAA